The uncultured Desulfobulbus sp. genome window below encodes:
- a CDS encoding ATP-binding protein yields the protein MGKHISYLTPADTPDEMPRKLEKIKAGKATEQIETTWKTKSGKLLHLSLAVSPILDEKGRIVGASSIARDITAEKEKIQRKRHLLEEQLQQAQKLESVGRLAGGIAHDFNNQLGVILGYTDMILERMEAESPNYGELVEIQKAAQCSAGITRQLLAFARKQTIAPQVLDLNQTVAGMLKMLQRLIGEDIELNWTPGQDLRSLRIDPSQIDQILANLSFNARDVISGTGKINIETGNASFDEEYCSYHMGYFPGRYVYLAVSDNGCGMDKQTVGHIFEPFFTTIDVDKGTGLGLATVYGIKQNNGYINVYSEPWEGTSLKYSFPSMVRATSPLPRRRRMQL from the coding sequence ATCGGGAAGCATATTTCTTATCTGACACCAGCTGATACGCCCGATGAGATGCCCCGAAAGTTGGAAAAAATCAAAGCAGGAAAGGCGACTGAGCAGATCGAGACAACGTGGAAGACAAAAAGTGGCAAATTGCTCCATCTCTCCCTGGCAGTGTCCCCTATTCTTGATGAAAAGGGGAGAATTGTCGGAGCCTCAAGCATAGCCAGAGATATCACCGCTGAAAAAGAGAAAATTCAACGGAAGCGTCATCTGCTCGAAGAACAACTCCAACAGGCGCAGAAACTTGAGTCCGTAGGTCGTCTGGCCGGGGGGATAGCCCATGATTTCAATAATCAGTTGGGGGTAATCCTCGGTTATACGGATATGATTCTTGAGCGGATGGAAGCGGAATCTCCAAATTATGGGGAGCTGGTTGAGATTCAAAAAGCAGCACAATGTTCGGCGGGGATCACCCGGCAACTGTTGGCTTTTGCACGCAAGCAGACCATTGCTCCTCAAGTGCTCGATCTCAATCAAACAGTCGCCGGGATGCTGAAAATGTTGCAGCGCCTCATTGGTGAAGACATCGAGCTCAACTGGACCCCAGGTCAAGATCTGAGGTCGCTCCGGATTGATCCTTCCCAAATTGATCAGATCCTCGCCAACCTTTCTTTCAACGCCCGCGACGTAATTTCCGGCACAGGTAAAATCAATATAGAAACCGGCAATGCCAGCTTTGATGAAGAGTACTGTTCGTACCATATGGGATATTTTCCCGGTCGCTATGTGTATCTTGCTGTTAGCGATAACGGTTGTGGTATGGATAAACAAACGGTGGGGCATATCTTCGAGCCGTTTTTTACGACCATAGATGTGGATAAGGGAACAGGTTTAGGGCTTGCGACCGTGTATGGCATCAAGCAGAATAACGGCTATATCAATGTTTACAGTGAACCATGGGAGGGGACGTCGTTAAAATATTCTTTCCCCAGCATGGTGAGAGCCACGAGTCCTCTCCCAAGAAGGAGGAGGATGCAGCTGTAG
- the modA gene encoding molybdate ABC transporter substrate-binding protein: MKRSMILISALSLVVFLASFVHGDEKQKLNIYCGITMLKPMVEIGKIIEAKHDCTINFAKGGSGKLMQGLLKNKNGDLFLPGSESYINTLKKEHPGLVVSKGEVGYNQAAIFVKKGNPQGITADLDNFTSEKYKIIIGSAEKGSIGKETKKILSKKGIYEQVLQHAQVTLNSSSLVNAIKAGKADLTINWFAASTWPENAQDVDTLAIDEQFAQKKKLVLAVLKDSKNVELAQAFLNFAVSPEGHAIFKKYGLAD; encoded by the coding sequence ATGAAGAGAAGCATGATCTTGATTTCAGCCCTCAGTCTTGTTGTTTTCCTGGCCAGTTTCGTTCATGGAGACGAAAAACAAAAACTCAATATTTACTGCGGAATAACCATGCTCAAGCCCATGGTTGAAATTGGAAAAATCATAGAGGCAAAACACGATTGCACCATCAATTTTGCCAAGGGTGGCTCTGGTAAACTGATGCAGGGCCTTCTGAAAAATAAAAATGGAGATCTCTTCCTTCCCGGTTCGGAGTCCTATATCAACACTTTGAAAAAAGAACATCCCGGATTGGTGGTCAGCAAAGGAGAGGTGGGCTACAATCAGGCGGCAATTTTTGTGAAAAAAGGAAATCCCCAAGGAATCACTGCTGATTTAGACAACTTCACCAGTGAAAAATACAAAATTATCATCGGTTCTGCGGAGAAAGGAAGTATCGGCAAGGAAACCAAAAAAATTCTGAGTAAAAAAGGCATCTACGAACAAGTTCTCCAACATGCGCAGGTCACCTTGAATTCCAGCAGTCTGGTTAATGCCATCAAGGCGGGAAAAGCTGATTTAACCATCAACTGGTTTGCCGCTTCAACCTGGCCGGAAAATGCCCAGGATGTTGACACACTTGCCATTGACGAACAGTTTGCCCAAAAAAAGAAGCTGGTGCTTGCGGTGCTGAAGGATTCAAAAAACGTGGAGCTGGCGCAGGCCTTTCTAAATTTTGCGGTATCTCCCGAGGGCCACGCTATCTTTAAAAAATACGGGCTAGCGGATTAA
- a CDS encoding DUF1638 domain-containing protein, translated as MIAPQMLVERCVAQGAFLLTPGWVVRWREQIGKWEFDQATARAFFHESCNKLVLFDTGVYGDCEPQLSAMGAYLDLPIQTVPVGLDMLRFSLLNLVMELREKGKPLPPPDHFFSDQLMIIDLLNVLLAAESREEALGRIEELFMLFFAPGRLNYVETDRPDDQECEKTLLWTKSGRGFILPLHFQKEHFGLLEIDDLSFAQYKERYAALAVPLAKMCSVAIFNAKNRERHLRSERALQKMASIVGSSKDAIIGKTLDGIVMSWNKGAEQIFG; from the coding sequence TTGATAGCCCCTCAGATGCTGGTTGAGCGCTGTGTCGCTCAAGGGGCTTTTCTGCTGACACCCGGTTGGGTGGTGCGTTGGAGAGAGCAGATCGGCAAATGGGAATTTGATCAGGCGACTGCCAGAGCCTTTTTTCATGAAAGCTGCAATAAACTTGTCCTCTTCGATACCGGGGTTTATGGGGATTGCGAGCCGCAGCTCTCTGCCATGGGAGCGTATCTTGACCTCCCCATTCAGACTGTTCCTGTTGGTCTGGATATGCTGCGTTTTTCATTGCTCAACCTGGTAATGGAATTGCGTGAGAAGGGCAAACCACTACCACCACCTGATCATTTTTTTAGCGATCAGTTGATGATCATCGATCTACTCAATGTATTGTTGGCTGCAGAGAGCAGGGAAGAAGCTCTTGGCCGCATCGAGGAGCTGTTTATGCTTTTTTTTGCCCCCGGTCGACTCAACTATGTGGAAACAGACAGGCCGGATGATCAGGAGTGTGAGAAGACTCTTCTCTGGACGAAGTCCGGTCGTGGCTTTATTCTTCCCCTACATTTTCAAAAAGAGCATTTTGGTCTGCTGGAGATTGATGACCTGAGTTTTGCCCAATACAAGGAGCGCTATGCCGCCCTGGCTGTTCCTTTAGCCAAAATGTGTTCTGTCGCAATTTTCAACGCCAAAAATCGGGAAAGACACCTGCGCTCGGAGCGGGCCTTGCAGAAAATGGCCAGTATTGTCGGGTCTTCGAAAGATGCTATTATCGGCAAGACCCTTGACGGCATTGTAATGAGTTGGAACAAGGGCGCGGAGCAGATTTTTGGTTAG
- a CDS encoding methyl-accepting chemotaxis protein codes for MGIQKKMLFGASSALIFTFLLLLFMIRYGLTVSSENLVGSIITTVEKNNTHAEQILAHGFEGIAEDLQKTDQTIQTIIQGLYGSSYTALAKATANQIFPMIADFDFEKATSTIEKLLESNDEIPWVRFATSKEPSTSDMYEFGTKITGKNQRLFTSTIQDDLTYVALEIQINLSAMSALSAVQEAFANINNLNKSLNTQLAGTRKQELIKARQVAEVSVQKNISQFSYRLSFIMLVALLGVCSVIYLLNRSLTGPITGIVTLTKEIALGDLTQHITIIRQDEIGSLYRALNEMSMNLRTMVQNISNGVQTLSSVSIGLADNSHHLSENAQKTLNKVDHVATMTSGMRINMEQASHFTQQSFGNINNVAQSTEAMNNSIADIAAKMEATKAITMEAVSKSQHASSQINTLGMAALEVGKVTETINDISEQTNLLALNATIEAARAGEAGKGFAIVANEIKELAKQTSQATGEIQGKIDAIQDVTQKTVEEIQQFSQIIDNINDMVSTISITAEEQASETGRIADNVGTISTGIQDVRENVSLAANTTKDVVADISEVDQASQVVNENSRQIMKSAHELNQLADNLTKLVNRFTV; via the coding sequence GTGGGAATTCAAAAGAAAATGCTTTTTGGGGCCTCGTCAGCGTTAATTTTCACATTCCTCCTGCTGCTCTTTATGATCAGGTATGGCCTGACGGTGTCCAGTGAAAATCTGGTTGGATCTATCATCACAACAGTAGAAAAAAACAATACGCATGCAGAACAGATTTTAGCCCACGGCTTTGAAGGCATCGCAGAAGACCTGCAAAAAACAGATCAGACAATTCAAACAATAATCCAGGGCCTTTACGGCTCATCCTATACGGCACTTGCCAAGGCTACGGCCAACCAGATTTTTCCCATGATCGCTGACTTCGATTTTGAGAAGGCCACCAGCACCATTGAGAAACTGCTCGAATCAAACGATGAGATCCCCTGGGTGAGGTTCGCCACCAGCAAAGAACCGTCCACATCGGACATGTACGAATTCGGGACCAAAATCACTGGAAAAAATCAGCGACTTTTCACCTCCACGATTCAAGATGACCTCACCTATGTTGCACTTGAAATTCAAATCAACCTCTCAGCCATGTCGGCACTCTCTGCTGTTCAAGAGGCTTTTGCAAACATCAATAATCTCAATAAATCATTGAATACGCAGCTTGCAGGGACTCGAAAACAGGAACTGATCAAAGCACGTCAGGTTGCGGAAGTCAGTGTACAAAAAAATATCAGTCAGTTTTCATACAGGCTTTCGTTCATCATGCTGGTCGCGCTGCTCGGGGTCTGTTCGGTTATCTATTTACTCAACCGTTCGCTTACAGGTCCTATCACCGGTATCGTCACCTTAACCAAAGAGATCGCCTTGGGTGATCTCACCCAACATATCACCATTATTCGTCAAGATGAAATCGGATCTTTGTATCGGGCGCTCAATGAAATGAGCATGAACCTTCGCACCATGGTGCAGAATATCAGCAACGGCGTGCAGACGCTCTCTTCCGTGTCTATTGGGTTGGCTGACAACTCACATCATCTCTCGGAAAATGCCCAAAAAACCCTGAATAAAGTCGATCACGTAGCCACTATGACCAGTGGCATGCGAATAAACATGGAGCAGGCATCCCATTTTACTCAACAATCTTTTGGTAATATCAATAATGTTGCCCAATCAACCGAAGCCATGAACAACTCCATCGCTGATATCGCGGCAAAGATGGAGGCAACCAAAGCTATCACCATGGAGGCAGTAAGCAAATCTCAACATGCATCCAGTCAGATCAATACCTTGGGTATGGCGGCGCTGGAGGTCGGCAAGGTAACGGAAACCATCAACGATATTTCCGAACAGACTAATCTGCTGGCATTGAACGCTACCATTGAGGCCGCTCGAGCCGGAGAGGCAGGAAAAGGTTTTGCCATTGTTGCCAATGAAATTAAGGAGCTTGCAAAACAAACCTCACAAGCGACCGGTGAAATCCAAGGGAAGATTGACGCGATCCAAGATGTCACACAAAAGACAGTAGAAGAAATTCAGCAGTTTTCACAAATAATTGATAATATAAACGACATGGTCTCGACCATATCGATTACTGCTGAAGAACAGGCGAGCGAGACCGGCAGAATTGCAGACAATGTGGGAACCATTTCCACCGGTATTCAAGATGTCAGAGAGAATGTCAGCCTGGCGGCCAACACCACCAAGGATGTGGTAGCTGATATTTCAGAGGTTGATCAAGCCTCGCAGGTAGTCAACGAAAACAGCCGACAAATCATGAAAAGCGCCCATGAACTCAACCAACTGGCCGACAACCTCACGAAACTGGTCAATCGATTTACTGTTTAA
- a CDS encoding cobalamin-dependent protein (Presence of a B(12) (cobalamin)-binding domain implies dependence on cobalamin itself, in one of its several forms, or in some unusual lineages, dependence on a cobalamin-like analog.) yields the protein MAAFNATAKLFADCLLRMATEEGKTLLESVFKEESGVGPLERVITPALENIGQMWEEGVISLSQVYMAGRICENLINELLPSLQTLHGSHPKIAICVLEDFHALGKRLVMSTLRSTGYHLSDLGHGLNAADLVERTQQENVEILLISCLLLSSARRVKDVVQGLEKVGSKTVVVVGGAPFRLDPQLWKEVGADYMGSNSSDAVRIVKNIMERRLWQ from the coding sequence GTGGCGGCATTCAATGCAACAGCCAAACTCTTTGCAGATTGTCTTCTGCGTATGGCTACTGAAGAGGGAAAAACTCTCCTTGAGAGCGTCTTCAAAGAAGAAAGCGGAGTTGGTCCGCTGGAGAGGGTGATAACGCCTGCCCTAGAAAACATTGGGCAGATGTGGGAAGAGGGAGTGATATCACTTTCCCAGGTCTATATGGCAGGGAGAATTTGTGAAAACTTGATAAATGAACTGCTCCCCTCCTTGCAGACACTGCACGGTTCGCATCCCAAAATCGCTATCTGCGTGCTTGAAGATTTTCATGCGCTGGGGAAGCGTTTAGTGATGTCAACCCTTCGTTCGACCGGCTACCACCTCTCAGATCTTGGGCATGGGCTCAACGCTGCTGATCTTGTTGAGAGAACACAACAAGAAAATGTAGAAATCCTGCTTATTTCCTGTCTGCTGTTATCTTCAGCCAGGCGGGTCAAAGACGTTGTCCAAGGCCTTGAAAAGGTCGGGAGTAAGACCGTTGTGGTGGTCGGTGGAGCCCCCTTTCGCCTGGATCCTCAGTTATGGAAGGAGGTCGGGGCGGATTATATGGGCAGCAACTCCAGTGATGCCGTTAGAATTGTTAAAAATATTATGGAGAGGCGCCTATGGCAATGA
- a CDS encoding response regulator: protein MGGDVVKIFFPQHGESHESSPKKEEDAAVAQGSETNLLVEDEPMILEMTKMMLERSGFKVIPAGSPNEAIGIAQELGNEIHLMITDVVMPQMNGRDLASAVRSLCPKMKLIFMSGYTANAIAHHGVLDDNVNFLQEPFSKNTLNAKIREALAQ from the coding sequence ATGGGAGGGGACGTCGTTAAAATATTCTTTCCCCAGCATGGTGAGAGCCACGAGTCCTCTCCCAAGAAGGAGGAGGATGCAGCTGTAGCTCAGGGCAGTGAGACCAATTTATTGGTTGAAGACGAGCCCATGATATTAGAGATGACGAAAATGATGTTGGAGCGATCGGGCTTCAAGGTTATACCTGCTGGAAGCCCAAATGAAGCCATTGGGATTGCTCAGGAGTTGGGAAATGAAATTCACCTGATGATAACCGATGTGGTCATGCCTCAGATGAACGGTCGGGACCTGGCGAGTGCAGTACGCTCTCTGTGTCCTAAAATGAAGCTGATTTTCATGTCGGGATATACCGCAAACGCCATCGCCCACCACGGTGTACTGGATGACAATGTCAATTTTCTCCAGGAACCATTCTCGAAAAATACACTGAACGCCAAGATTCGAGAAGCATTGGCTCAATGA
- a CDS encoding DUF882 domain-containing protein, with protein MRSLSAVLLGLVLVLCTLVSSAQARQSRFFVMGSGTMHLLNHRNEREATVHLLKPDGSLNQKGLDTVDWVFGYPTKQMGEHISPRMLFMLSYFAETLAPGKTIHITSAYRSPEYNKKIRAMGNNAARTSTHIDGLALDFWLEGVAGKKIWETVKAKNCAGIGHYGGKIVHFDAGRPRFWQAATSGTRAKRPDENRHLYLSTDFDRYAPGEQVRLSLSSLSNFNFGVAPTVELYRMEESKEPVTSLVLDQAKKASCTMLGTRKATRFLTTHLPEDLAPGRYQLKLSFCDRPFEAMPEEKLSNIIAVGGNH; from the coding sequence ATGCGCTCTTTGTCGGCCGTTTTGCTGGGCCTTGTTCTGGTTCTTTGTACGCTCGTATCCTCTGCGCAAGCCAGACAATCCCGTTTTTTCGTGATGGGCAGCGGAACCATGCATCTGCTCAATCATCGCAATGAACGGGAAGCCACCGTCCATCTGCTCAAACCAGATGGTTCACTCAACCAAAAGGGACTCGACACTGTCGACTGGGTCTTTGGTTACCCAACCAAGCAGATGGGAGAGCACATCTCGCCACGGATGCTCTTTATGCTCAGCTATTTTGCCGAGACGCTCGCCCCCGGTAAAACCATTCACATCACCTCCGCCTACAGGAGCCCGGAATACAATAAAAAAATACGGGCCATGGGCAACAATGCCGCGCGCACCTCGACGCATATCGATGGCCTGGCGCTTGATTTCTGGCTTGAAGGGGTGGCAGGAAAAAAAATTTGGGAAACCGTGAAGGCAAAAAACTGTGCAGGCATTGGCCATTACGGCGGAAAGATCGTTCATTTTGATGCGGGCCGCCCCCGCTTCTGGCAGGCAGCCACTTCCGGAACCCGCGCCAAACGCCCGGATGAAAATCGCCATCTCTACCTCTCCACCGACTTTGACCGCTACGCCCCCGGCGAGCAGGTGCGGCTCTCCCTTTCCAGCCTGAGTAATTTCAACTTCGGGGTCGCACCAACAGTGGAGCTGTACAGGATGGAGGAATCAAAAGAGCCGGTCACCAGCCTGGTACTTGATCAGGCAAAAAAGGCCAGCTGCACGATGCTGGGAACCCGTAAGGCTACCCGTTTTTTAACCACACACCTGCCTGAAGATCTTGCACCAGGACGCTATCAGCTCAAACTCTCCTTTTGTGATCGCCCCTTTGAGGCGATGCCCGAAGAAAAGCTCTCCAACATCATAGCAGTCGGTGGTAATCATTGA